In Anaerolineales bacterium, the genomic window GTCGCAGGATCACCAGCAGCCGCTCGCGTTCCACATCCGAGAGGGCCGACGTCGGTTCGTCCATCACAAGGATGCGCGGCCGCTTGGCCAGCACCCGGGCGATCTCCGTCAGCTGTTTCTCGGCCACGGTCAGGGAGCGCACTTCCGCTCGGGGGTTGACCTCGACCCCCAGCTCCGCCAGGCTTTCTTCGGCCAGCCGGAACGTCCGTCGCCAGTCCACCATCCTCAGCCGGGTGCGCGGCAGGCTGCCGAGAAACAGGTTCTCGGCCACGGTGAGCGCCGGCACCAGACTGAATTCCTGGTAGACCATGGCGATCCCGTGCGATTGGGCACGCTCCGGGATGAGGTCCTGCACTTCCTTCCCCTGGATGAAGATGCGGCCGCCATCCCGCGGGATGGATCCGCTCAGGATCTTCATCAGGGTGGACTTGCCGGCCCCGTTTTCGCCTAGGAGGACGTGGACTTCACCGGCATACAGGTCGAAATCCACATGATCGAGGGCGTGAACCCCTGGGAACCGCTTGTCGATCTGCTCCATCCGCAACACCGGCTCACTGAGCGACATCGGGGGCTCCAGCAGGGGGCGCTATTGCGCCGTGTAGCCGCCGTCGACGCTCAGGATCGAGCCGGTGGCGTACGCCGCCTCGTCGCTGGCCAGGAAGAGGATCGCCGCCGCGATCTCCTCCGACGTGCCGAGGCGGTTCAGAGGCCGGGCTTGCTCGAGACGGCGGCGGGCTGCCGCCGGATCCGGGGCGCGGCTGACGGCCGCCTGGACGAGCGGTGTGTCGGTCGTGCCGGGGCAGACGCAGTTGACCCGGATCCCGCGCCCCGCCAGGTCCACCGCACAGCTGCGGGTCAGGGCCACTACTCCTCCCTTGGAGACATTGTAGGCGACCTGACCCAAGATGCCCACCAGGCCGGCCTCCGACGACACGTTGATGATGGCCCCCCCGCCCGTTCGCTCCATGGCCGGGATAGCGTACTTGATTGTCAGGAAGGGACCGGTGAGATTCGTCGCCAGGACGCGTTGCCACGCTTCGGACGGTGTCTCGGCCGCGTTCCCCTGCACATAGATTCCGGCGTTGTTTACCAGCACGTCCAGACGGCCCCAGGCCTGCAAGACCTGTTCGACGGCGCGCCTCACATCGTCTTCGAGGCTGACGTCGGCCTGGAGGAAGATGGCCTGTCCGCCAGCCGTCTCCACCTCGTCGAGGACCGCTCGGCTCCCCTCGGCATCCACGTCAAGCAGGGCAACCCGGGCCCCCTCCCGGCCGAAACGGACCGCCGTGGCGCGCCCGATGCCCTTCGACGCTCCGGTGACGACAACCACTCGTCCCTCGAAACGCATCGCGTCCTCCTTCCTTGCCAGATGGTGGGAGGGTCCAGCCCGAAGAGGGAGGAGCCTCGCAAGGCTCCCCCCATCATCGGACACTTGGCCGCTACTTACAGTCGGCTTTGATCGCCTCCCAGTCGATCTCCGGCAGAGCTGGCTGGGGATAGAACTGACGAGCGTTTTCTTGGTAGGCAATGCGCGGCCGGATGTCATACGTCGCCGGCACCTCTTGCCCGCAGGCGAGCTTCACGCCGAACTCGGTGCCGAACCAGCCCCAGTCGGCGAAGCCGTGGGTCGTCTCGGCCACGAGCTTGCCTTCGGCAATTCGGTCAACCGATTCCGGGGTGACGTCGTTGGTGAAGACGGCCACCTTCTCGTCCCCGATCACCGGACCTTCGCTGGCCAGCTCCAAGCGATCGATGGACTCCGAAGCGAGCATCGCGCCCAGGCCCATCTCGTTGGAGGCCGCCCAGAAGAAGTCGAGGTTGTCTGGGTTCGCCTGGAGGAAGTCCTCGGCGCACTTGATGCCCTTCTCGCGGTTCCAGTCGGCGGCGCACGGAGCTCCTACGATTTCGATGCCAGGGTAGGGATCCAGCACGTTGTGGAACCCGTTGAGCCGCGCCTGGGAGAAGAACCCACCGGCGACGCCTTCAATGATGGCGCCGCGGGCCTTGATCTGCGCCACCTCGCTGGCCGGCAGGTCCTTGTACAGGTCTCTCCAGAACTCGATGTCAAGGTACTGATCCGGGGCCACGTCGACCGTCCGGCCGGTACCCAGCACGCCCGGGCCGCCGAAGTAGTCGAGCAGGGCGTAGGCTGTCACTTCGGCCCCGATGGTGTTGTCGAAGCCGATGTA contains:
- a CDS encoding SDR family oxidoreductase, whose protein sequence is MRFEGRVVVVTGASKGIGRATAVRFGREGARVALLDVDAEGSRAVLDEVETAGGQAIFLQADVSLEDDVRRAVEQVLQAWGRLDVLVNNAGIYVQGNAAETPSEAWQRVLATNLTGPFLTIKYAIPAMERTGGGAIINVSSEAGLVGILGQVAYNVSKGGVVALTRSCAVDLAGRGIRVNCVCPGTTDTPLVQAAVSRAPDPAAARRRLEQARPLNRLGTSEEIAAAILFLASDEAAYATGSILSVDGGYTAQ
- a CDS encoding sugar ABC transporter substrate-binding protein; the encoded protein is MFSASKSRYVWLGALMIFSLLAGSCAAPAAPPAAPEATKPPPVEAPAATEAPAAAERWSEPIVIGWTPPDITGVFKTATDFFEQAAEDANANGFNVEVISQSPATHIAFADQVAIIEDYIQRGVDVIAISPIEVEVIKGAVTKANEAGIPVIIVNLLEPIEGLDISSYIGFDNTIGAEVTAYALLDYFGGPGVLGTGRTVDVAPDQYLDIEFWRDLYKDLPASEVAQIKARGAIIEGVAGGFFSQARLNGFHNVLDPYPGIEIVGAPCAADWNREKGIKCAEDFLQANPDNLDFFWAASNEMGLGAMLASESIDRLELASEGPVIGDEKVAVFTNDVTPESVDRIAEGKLVAETTHGFADWGWFGTEFGVKLACGQEVPATYDIRPRIAYQENARQFYPQPALPEIDWEAIKADCK